The following coding sequences lie in one Candidatus Planktophila sulfonica genomic window:
- a CDS encoding glycosyltransferase family 87 protein, producing MRVSTRVILLLALLASLLSFAKFNHCAENNWQSPDQYVHACYSDIPALYGERGLDKGVWAYSSGAESVEYPVIQGAVMWATAKVIPAGVNNYFYGSALLLALLFIFISLLVFKMKPEFSYLLPLAPAAIASMYINWDLWAIATMLLAIYWFDRKAELASAIALGIAISTKFLPVFLLIPIAIIFFRQEKMAKFVKYAAITLITFIAINLPVALTTPEGWWRFYDLNLNRGSDWGSLWYALSNLGLDLTHQNYLSVLLLAIGLTSLAIYLLQLRTPPQLAQIAIFVMIIVMAVSKVYSPQYVLWLTPLAVIALADKRDLKVFWFWQGAEILYHLAIWQHLAQVTGAKFGLPVVTYSVITLIRIGASIALLVRLAARHQSSRVFPSQFLLSTGESYP from the coding sequence ATGCGCGTTTCTACTCGCGTCATCTTGTTACTCGCACTTCTTGCTTCGCTCTTAAGTTTCGCAAAGTTCAACCATTGCGCTGAAAACAACTGGCAATCACCGGATCAATATGTACATGCTTGCTATTCAGATATTCCTGCACTCTATGGCGAAAGAGGCCTAGATAAAGGGGTGTGGGCATATAGCAGCGGCGCTGAATCTGTTGAGTACCCAGTAATTCAAGGTGCGGTCATGTGGGCGACCGCAAAGGTAATTCCCGCAGGAGTTAACAATTACTTCTATGGAAGCGCACTTTTACTTGCACTGCTCTTTATCTTTATCTCACTTCTTGTATTTAAGATGAAACCAGAATTTAGTTATCTGCTTCCCCTTGCACCCGCTGCCATCGCATCGATGTATATCAATTGGGATTTGTGGGCGATTGCCACAATGTTGCTTGCGATTTATTGGTTTGATCGGAAAGCAGAGTTAGCGAGCGCTATCGCGCTAGGAATTGCAATCTCCACAAAGTTCTTACCGGTCTTCTTGCTTATTCCAATCGCCATCATCTTCTTTAGACAAGAGAAGATGGCCAAGTTTGTAAAGTACGCTGCAATTACGCTGATAACTTTTATTGCAATTAATCTTCCCGTTGCACTAACCACTCCTGAAGGTTGGTGGCGTTTCTACGATCTCAATCTCAACCGAGGTTCTGACTGGGGATCTCTCTGGTACGCACTCTCCAACTTAGGTCTTGATTTAACGCATCAGAATTATTTATCTGTTCTGCTGCTCGCGATTGGTCTCACCTCTCTTGCGATTTATCTCTTACAACTTCGCACACCACCACAGCTGGCGCAGATTGCAATCTTTGTCATGATCATCGTGATGGCGGTAAGTAAGGTGTATTCACCGCAATATGTTTTATGGTTAACGCCGCTCGCAGTCATTGCACTTGCCGATAAGCGAGACCTTAAAGTTTTCTGGTTTTGGCAAGGCGCAGAAATTTTGTATCACCTTGCAATCTGGCAACACCTGGCCCAGGTCACCGGCGCAAAATTCGGCTTGCCCGTTGTGACCTATTCGGTCATCACCCTGATCCGCATCGGGGCCTCAATCGCGCTCCTGGTCCGCCTAGCCGCCCGCCATCAAAGCTCACGCGTATTTCCAAGCCAATTTCTCTTATCTACAGGCGAGAGTTACCCTTAA
- a CDS encoding NUDIX hydrolase, which produces MIPAPSAGSEGTKKKRRRRRPANRSPQSQNLATASTPASSQTPKPAAKSTKPKPPYAKRVDEVSAGGLVVDTTGKLGLLIGRRDQKDQTGKRILWSLPKGHIEEGETPEQAALREVQEETGIESVIEKSLGVIDFWFMAGGKRIHKTVHHYLFRESGGLLAAQETEVDEVAWFPLSEIIEKLAYPDEKKLISRTQATQELSSL; this is translated from the coding sequence ATGATCCCGGCACCTAGTGCGGGCAGCGAAGGTACGAAAAAGAAACGCAGGCGCAGGCGCCCAGCTAATCGCTCTCCGCAATCTCAGAATTTAGCGACCGCATCCACCCCCGCTTCTTCGCAGACCCCGAAACCTGCGGCGAAGTCGACCAAACCAAAACCGCCCTATGCAAAGCGCGTTGATGAAGTCAGCGCCGGCGGACTTGTCGTTGATACAACAGGAAAGCTTGGCCTTCTTATTGGTCGCCGCGATCAGAAAGATCAAACCGGAAAACGCATCCTCTGGTCGCTACCTAAGGGCCATATTGAAGAAGGCGAAACTCCTGAACAAGCTGCTCTTCGCGAAGTTCAAGAAGAGACCGGAATTGAATCAGTGATTGAGAAATCTCTCGGCGTGATTGATTTCTGGTTTATGGCTGGTGGAAAACGAATTCATAAAACTGTTCATCACTATCTCTTCCGTGAAAGCGGTGGGTTGCTCGCTGCTCAAGAGACCGAAGTTGATGAAGTTGCGTGGTTCCCACTTTCAGAGATTATTGAGAAGTTGGCATATCCCGATGAGAAGAAGTTGATTTCTCGCACGCAAGCAACGCAAGAGTTGAGTTCACTGTGA
- a CDS encoding transglycosylase domain-containing protein, translating to MLKTKLIRAGVFLAGFGFVAGATLFAFAWFTVSIPDPNAYVNSQSTIIQYSNGSEIGRIGTQNRQVLPLAKIPLRLRYAVMAAEDRNFYSNRAFSATGIARALLNNLKSGSLNGEGGSTITQQYAKTAFLTPSRTVQRKIKELVISLKLENALTKDQILENYLNTIYFGRGAYGVQTAAQQYFNRNANQLTISQSAIVASILRSPGLYDPFYGDKEQKARNKARLEARFTYVINGMLDKKWITEAEAKAAKMPMIAPRTTSGQLSGPKGYIIDAVQKELSKLGFTQDQLLVGGYVIKTTLDQRAQQSAVDAVNKFTPSPAPSNLHTALVAIRPGTGEVVAMYGGKDYVVRQLNDATQSIALAGSTFKPFAIIAGLEAGIPLTSMWNGDSPQTFDDLGKPYLVSNYGDEGWGQIDLLTATQHSVNTVFVPLGIKAGMDKVVDAARRAGIPESVAMIATPSVVLGVASPHVIDVANSYATFAAQGVYSKPYMVTQVIGPNKGVLYEGKPQTQEVFSKDVMADLTHSLKSVVNGGTGGAALALGRPAAGKTGTSQSNASAWFSAYTPQLAASVALFRDSASESLNGIGGLTSVTGGTFPAKIWTAFMKGALKGEPVMSFPAPANIGGLDPVVMTSGGRQSMKKK from the coding sequence ATGCTAAAAACCAAGTTGATCCGCGCCGGAGTATTCCTAGCTGGTTTCGGCTTTGTCGCAGGAGCAACGCTCTTCGCCTTCGCTTGGTTTACCGTTTCAATTCCTGATCCCAACGCATACGTCAATAGCCAATCAACAATCATTCAATATTCCAATGGTTCTGAAATCGGTCGCATCGGAACTCAGAATCGCCAAGTGCTGCCGCTAGCCAAGATTCCGCTTCGCCTTCGTTATGCAGTGATGGCAGCAGAAGATCGCAACTTCTATTCCAATCGCGCATTTAGCGCAACAGGTATTGCCCGCGCACTTTTAAATAACTTGAAATCCGGTTCACTCAACGGCGAAGGTGGATCAACAATCACACAGCAGTATGCAAAGACTGCTTTCTTAACGCCAAGCCGTACGGTTCAGCGAAAGATTAAAGAACTTGTTATTTCACTTAAACTGGAAAATGCTCTGACAAAAGATCAGATTCTGGAAAATTACCTCAACACTATTTACTTCGGTCGCGGTGCTTACGGTGTGCAGACTGCTGCGCAGCAGTACTTCAACCGCAACGCTAACCAGCTCACCATTTCTCAGAGCGCAATCGTGGCAAGTATTTTGCGCTCACCTGGTCTCTACGATCCGTTCTATGGAGATAAAGAGCAGAAGGCGCGCAACAAAGCTCGTCTAGAAGCTCGCTTCACCTACGTTATTAACGGAATGCTCGATAAGAAGTGGATCACTGAGGCAGAAGCTAAGGCTGCAAAGATGCCGATGATTGCTCCACGAACAACATCTGGCCAGCTCAGCGGACCTAAGGGTTACATCATTGATGCTGTTCAGAAAGAGTTGAGCAAGCTCGGATTTACTCAAGATCAACTTCTTGTTGGTGGATATGTCATTAAGACAACGCTTGATCAGCGCGCACAGCAATCTGCAGTAGATGCAGTGAATAAATTTACGCCAAGCCCTGCGCCTTCAAATCTTCATACCGCCCTGGTTGCTATTCGCCCAGGAACAGGTGAAGTAGTAGCTATGTATGGCGGAAAAGATTATGTAGTGCGCCAATTAAACGATGCCACACAATCAATTGCGCTAGCCGGCTCTACCTTTAAGCCGTTTGCGATCATCGCAGGACTTGAAGCAGGCATTCCTTTAACGTCAATGTGGAATGGTGATTCACCACAGACATTCGATGATCTCGGTAAGCCATATCTCGTTTCAAATTATGGCGATGAAGGCTGGGGCCAGATTGATTTACTCACTGCAACTCAGCATTCAGTAAATACAGTCTTCGTTCCGCTTGGAATTAAAGCTGGCATGGATAAAGTTGTCGATGCAGCACGTCGCGCCGGAATTCCAGAAAGCGTTGCGATGATTGCAACTCCATCTGTAGTTCTCGGTGTTGCAAGCCCTCACGTCATTGACGTTGCAAACTCATATGCAACTTTTGCCGCGCAAGGTGTGTACTCAAAGCCATACATGGTTACTCAGGTAATCGGGCCTAACAAGGGCGTCTTGTATGAAGGAAAGCCACAGACACAAGAAGTATTTAGTAAAGATGTTATGGCTGACCTCACTCACTCATTGAAGAGCGTTGTTAATGGCGGAACCGGTGGAGCAGCACTTGCACTTGGTCGACCTGCTGCAGGTAAGACCGGAACTTCACAGTCAAACGCATCCGCTTGGTTTAGCGCGTACACACCACAGCTTGCGGCTTCTGTTGCACTCTTCCGTGACAGCGCATCAGAATCACTTAATGGAATTGGTGGACTTACATCTGTTACAGGTGGAACTTTCCCGGCGAAGATCTGGACTGCATTTATGAAGGGTGCGCTTAAGGGCGAACCAGTTATGAGCTTCCCAGCGCCTGCAAATATTGGCGGACTCGACCCAGTCGTGATGACTAGTGGTGGCCGCCAATCAATGAAGAAGAAGTAA
- the rplI gene encoding 50S ribosomal protein L9, whose protein sequence is MKLILTREVNKLGNAGDVVTVKDGYGRNFLLPRGFAISWSLGGEKQIEGIRRARAAREVRDLDHAKEIKATLEKASVTIKVKTGTAGRLFGSVTDKDIAAAIKSATGVDIDRHNLKTAGHIKKTGTHSVKVSLAHNVVATVSLAVVSA, encoded by the coding sequence ATGAAACTCATTCTTACTCGTGAAGTAAATAAGCTCGGTAACGCCGGCGATGTTGTAACTGTTAAAGATGGCTACGGCCGCAACTTCTTGTTGCCACGTGGCTTTGCAATCTCATGGTCACTTGGTGGCGAGAAGCAGATCGAAGGAATCCGTCGTGCACGTGCTGCGCGCGAAGTCCGCGATCTCGATCACGCTAAGGAGATCAAGGCAACACTCGAGAAGGCATCAGTAACTATCAAGGTAAAGACCGGCACAGCTGGTCGTCTCTTTGGTTCTGTTACAGATAAGGACATCGCAGCTGCAATTAAGTCAGCTACTGGTGTTGATATCGATCGCCACAATCTCAAGACTGCTGGCCACATCAAGAAGACAGGAACACACTCAGTAAAGGTTTCTCTTGCACATA
- a CDS encoding DUF5318 family protein: protein MKTKRGFIDYSLDKRATLLALFRGVVDACDADPYLMRAAKYHGEKADRKCPVCKKDSLVELRYTFGDQLGQFSGRIKNGDELNEMESEFGEFSVYVVEVCRECSWNHLCSTYLLGDGRERKAPRKQRTLEDEDFASLK from the coding sequence ATGAAAACAAAGCGAGGGTTCATCGACTATTCACTTGATAAGCGCGCAACCCTGCTCGCGCTCTTTCGCGGCGTTGTCGATGCCTGCGATGCCGACCCATATTTGATGCGTGCGGCTAAGTACCATGGTGAGAAAGCGGATAGAAAGTGTCCGGTCTGCAAGAAGGATTCACTCGTTGAGCTTCGTTACACCTTTGGCGATCAGCTCGGCCAGTTCTCAGGTCGCATCAAGAATGGCGATGAGTTAAATGAGATGGAATCAGAATTCGGTGAATTCTCTGTCTATGTTGTCGAGGTTTGTCGTGAATGTTCCTGGAATCACCTCTGCTCCACATACTTATTAGGTGATGGGCGCGAGCGTAAAGCGCCACGTAAACAGCGAACACTTGAAGATGAGGACTTTGCTTCGCTGAAGTAG
- a CDS encoding DUF6049 family protein: MKKLLVVLFASAFLITPPAQADTPVTRIVDKPHTNFEGEFRNNELATNLLPAGKLGKLIFDQPLSSRTYVVDAALIKEVLDMADGYSYAGKEDLVGEIVAKNWLAQLKFVTVRNTVVALPFGNPDEKLLKSIAPSELKFYSQYAQDFLEAALNRPVVAQNGWGTGVSRLSDQFISSYTQNRRLLTGLSTIVSSEEITDLRARLAVVMNPILTKDEQAFFTYNEKIAVKKMAGRLKVIPGRYQITTTEAKLPITLVNNFDTAAVVNVSLIPMNSRIQIENLNNITIAPKSRQQILLAVDVIAPGSTLVLAQLMNFKGQLVGEVSKLHLTATIIDSRVAWFTTGAAVLLFMGAVTQSVRRVRRSRK, translated from the coding sequence GTGAAGAAACTTCTTGTTGTCCTTTTTGCATCAGCTTTCCTGATCACGCCACCTGCACAAGCTGATACTCCGGTAACAAGAATTGTTGATAAACCACATACCAATTTTGAAGGCGAATTTCGTAATAATGAGTTAGCCACCAACTTACTTCCTGCCGGAAAACTTGGAAAGCTAATTTTTGACCAGCCGCTTTCTTCACGCACATATGTAGTCGATGCGGCTCTCATCAAAGAAGTCCTTGATATGGCAGATGGTTATTCCTATGCAGGTAAAGAAGATCTCGTCGGAGAAATCGTTGCAAAAAACTGGTTAGCTCAACTCAAATTCGTCACTGTACGAAATACCGTTGTTGCACTTCCTTTCGGTAACCCTGACGAAAAGTTGCTCAAGAGCATTGCTCCAAGCGAGTTAAAGTTTTATTCACAGTACGCACAAGATTTTCTCGAAGCTGCGTTAAATCGCCCAGTTGTCGCTCAAAATGGTTGGGGCACAGGGGTTTCGCGCCTGAGCGATCAATTCATCAGTAGTTACACACAAAATCGCAGGTTGCTTACTGGGCTCTCGACCATAGTCTCTTCAGAAGAGATTACAGATCTACGTGCGCGCCTTGCTGTGGTGATGAATCCAATTCTGACAAAAGATGAACAGGCATTCTTTACATATAACGAGAAGATAGCTGTAAAGAAGATGGCCGGTCGCTTAAAGGTGATTCCTGGTCGTTATCAAATTACAACAACGGAAGCGAAGTTGCCGATTACCTTGGTAAATAACTTTGATACTGCAGCCGTCGTAAACGTTTCGCTGATTCCGATGAATTCACGTATTCAAATCGAGAATCTCAATAACATCACTATTGCTCCAAAGTCGCGCCAACAAATTCTTCTCGCTGTCGATGTGATTGCACCAGGATCCACTCTTGTTCTGGCACAACTCATGAACTTTAAAGGCCAGTTAGTTGGCGAAGTTTCCAAGTTACATCTGACTGCCACAATTATTGATTCGCGTGTTGCGTGGTTTACAACGGGCGCTGCAGTTCTACTCTTTATGGGCGCTGTAACACAATCTGTTCGACGCGTCAGGAGGTCTCGTAAGTGA
- the rpsF gene encoding 30S ribosomal protein S6 encodes MRHYELMVILDPELEERTVTPSLETYLKIIKDSGGRVDKLDVWGKRRMSFEINKKPEGIYAVVDMHCEPAAIKELDRQLNLNESVLRTKVMRPL; translated from the coding sequence ATGCGTCACTATGAATTAATGGTCATTCTCGATCCAGAACTCGAAGAACGTACAGTCACACCATCACTTGAGACATATCTCAAGATCATCAAGGACAGCGGAGGCCGCGTCGACAAGCTCGATGTTTGGGGCAAGCGCCGCATGTCTTTCGAAATCAATAAGAAGCCAGAAGGCATTTACGCAGTTGTAGATATGCACTGCGAGCCAGCGGCAATCAAGGAATTGGATCGTCAGCTCAACCTGAACGAATCTGTTCTTCGTACAAAGGTTATGCGCCCGCTCTAG
- a CDS encoding CCA tRNA nucleotidyltransferase encodes MSVEKVNLGAAGELAIRSLIERAPLASSLAEAFKKEGFRLALVGGPVRDAILGRLGNDLDFTTDAHPHQTKKILKSWADNVWDTGILFGTVAGKRGDTTVEVTTYRTEKYEENSRNPDVEFGDTIEGDLSRRDFTVNSMALELTGVKPEFIDPFDGLGDLAKRVLRTPSSATQSFSDDPLRMMRAARFASQLGFDIDSEVTEAMTSMASRISIISAERVRDEFVKLLMSDRPRIGITILVDTGLADLVVPEIPKLRLEIDEHHHHKDVYEHSITVLEQAISQEERLGGPNLVIRLAALLHDIGKPKTRNLLEGGGVSFHHHEVVGSRLSKNRMKALRFDNDTIEAVETLVALHLRFHGYGDGEWTDSAVRRYVRDAGDLLVHLHVLTRADCTTRNAKKADRLARTYDGLEARIAKLSEEEELSKIRPDLDGAQVMSLLGIKPSADVGKALDFLMELRMEHGPLGEERATEELIQWWKARRHP; translated from the coding sequence GTGAGCGTTGAGAAGGTTAATTTAGGAGCGGCCGGAGAACTGGCTATTCGCTCCCTCATTGAACGGGCCCCTCTGGCCAGCTCTCTCGCTGAAGCATTTAAGAAAGAGGGATTCCGCCTCGCACTCGTTGGCGGACCAGTGCGCGATGCAATTCTTGGCCGCCTTGGAAACGATTTAGATTTCACAACAGATGCGCACCCACATCAGACAAAGAAAATTTTGAAATCGTGGGCAGATAACGTCTGGGATACCGGAATACTTTTTGGAACTGTTGCCGGAAAACGTGGCGATACAACAGTTGAAGTAACTACATACCGCACCGAAAAGTATGAAGAGAATTCACGCAACCCAGATGTTGAATTCGGCGACACTATTGAAGGCGATCTATCGCGTCGCGACTTCACTGTTAATTCGATGGCGCTCGAACTTACAGGTGTAAAACCAGAATTCATCGACCCATTTGATGGCCTTGGCGATTTAGCAAAGCGCGTTCTGCGCACACCATCGAGTGCAACGCAATCATTTAGCGATGATCCACTTCGCATGATGCGCGCTGCTCGTTTTGCCAGCCAACTTGGTTTTGACATTGATTCCGAAGTTACTGAAGCGATGACTTCGATGGCTAGCCGTATCTCAATTATCTCTGCTGAACGCGTGCGCGATGAATTTGTTAAATTATTAATGTCTGACCGACCACGCATCGGAATTACAATTTTGGTTGATACAGGTCTTGCCGATTTAGTTGTGCCTGAAATTCCTAAGTTGCGACTTGAGATTGATGAACATCACCATCATAAAGATGTCTACGAACATTCGATTACAGTTCTTGAACAAGCTATTTCCCAAGAAGAACGTTTGGGCGGACCAAACCTTGTTATTCGTTTAGCTGCGCTGCTTCATGACATTGGAAAGCCAAAGACACGTAACCTGCTTGAAGGTGGCGGAGTCTCTTTCCATCACCACGAAGTAGTTGGCTCACGCCTTTCCAAGAACCGCATGAAGGCGCTGCGTTTTGATAATGACACTATCGAAGCTGTTGAAACCCTTGTTGCACTTCACCTTCGCTTCCATGGATACGGCGATGGCGAATGGACTGATTCAGCGGTACGCCGATATGTGCGCGATGCAGGCGATTTACTTGTGCATTTACACGTTCTTACACGCGCAGATTGCACCACGCGAAATGCAAAGAAAGCAGATCGCCTAGCCCGTACTTACGATGGGCTTGAAGCGCGCATCGCAAAACTTTCAGAAGAAGAAGAGCTTTCCAAGATTCGTCCCGACCTTGATGGAGCACAAGTGATGTCGCTACTTGGAATCAAACCATCTGCTGATGTTGGAAAAGCCTTGGATTTCTTGATGGAACTTCGCATGGAACATGGTCCACTCGGTGAAGAACGCGCGACTGAGGAGTTAATTCAGTGGTGGAAGGCTAGACGCCACCCTTAA
- a CDS encoding single-stranded DNA-binding protein: MAAGDTTITMIGNLVDDPELRFTPSGAAVAKFRVASTPRYLDKATNEWKDGESLFLQCQIWRQAAENVAESLTKGMRVILSGRLKQRSYETKEGEKRTVFEVEVDEVGPSLRNATAKVTRTQRAGGTGGAAAPASAESFNDDPWAAASTSPAGGGWGTSTTDEPPF; encoded by the coding sequence ATGGCAGCAGGAGATACAACAATCACAATGATCGGCAACCTAGTTGACGATCCAGAGCTACGTTTCACCCCAAGTGGTGCAGCGGTAGCAAAATTCCGCGTTGCTTCAACACCTCGTTATCTCGATAAGGCAACTAACGAATGGAAAGATGGCGAGAGCCTCTTCCTTCAATGCCAAATCTGGCGTCAAGCGGCTGAGAATGTTGCAGAGTCACTGACAAAGGGAATGCGCGTCATTCTCTCTGGTCGTCTCAAGCAGCGTTCGTACGAAACAAAAGAAGGCGAAAAGCGCACAGTGTTTGAGGTAGAGGTAGATGAAGTAGGTCCATCACTTCGCAATGCAACAGCTAAGGTCACTCGTACCCAGCGTGCAGGCGGAACCGGTGGAGCTGCAGCACCAGCTTCAGCAGAATCATTTAACGATGATCCTTGGGCAGCAGCGTCAACGTCACCAGCCGGTGGTGGATGGGGAACATCTACAACCGACGAACCACCTTTTTAA
- a CDS encoding MFS transporter: MNFAGLIRDSKLIRLLRVRWTGQLTDGIFQSALASFILFSPERQASAVNAAVAFAVVLLPYSIVGPFVGTVLDRFSRQRAILFANLTRSATLIVIAFLMFNDYTGVEITIFVLIAFGVNRLILAGLSAGIPLMVPPNSLISANALAVTGGSVWVVLGGGIGLGIRKLIDASASADKADAIIILVGSLGFFCAAILASLLHKDEIGPRPHEIVRGSFTQGLREMRDGFKFLKEHADAARGIAAIAIHRGGLTAFTLTALLLERNTFNDPADSEAGLAGLSVTLTIAAVGFVIGAILAPYGVRKIGRHRWMRISIAAASLSALILVIDRTPVLLAMTAFFTSLCGQSLKVTNDALVQSKIDDVFRGRVFAVYDVLVNGAIVTGALIAAWILPLSGDTWVLPLLIAIAWALVAAVVLRPAKFFLKGGV; this comes from the coding sequence ATGAACTTCGCCGGGCTTATTCGCGATTCAAAGCTGATTCGCCTGCTGCGCGTTCGCTGGACCGGGCAATTAACTGATGGAATTTTTCAGAGCGCGCTAGCTTCATTCATTCTCTTCTCACCAGAAAGACAGGCAAGTGCTGTCAACGCTGCAGTTGCCTTTGCAGTTGTTCTACTTCCTTATTCAATCGTCGGTCCATTTGTCGGAACTGTTCTTGATCGCTTCTCACGTCAGCGTGCGATTCTCTTTGCAAACCTGACACGTTCAGCAACTCTGATAGTCATTGCGTTTCTGATGTTTAATGATTACACCGGCGTTGAAATCACAATCTTTGTTCTTATTGCATTTGGTGTGAACCGTTTAATTCTTGCGGGTTTATCAGCAGGGATTCCTTTAATGGTTCCACCTAACTCCCTTATTTCAGCAAACGCGCTTGCTGTAACAGGTGGTTCGGTCTGGGTTGTTCTAGGTGGCGGAATCGGACTTGGAATTCGCAAACTTATTGATGCCAGCGCCTCTGCCGATAAGGCCGATGCCATCATTATTCTCGTTGGTTCTCTTGGTTTCTTCTGCGCCGCAATCCTTGCCTCACTTTTGCATAAAGATGAGATCGGCCCGCGCCCACATGAAATTGTTCGCGGAAGTTTTACTCAAGGGCTACGCGAAATGCGCGATGGATTTAAGTTTCTTAAAGAACACGCAGATGCAGCTCGTGGCATTGCTGCAATTGCAATTCATCGCGGTGGACTGACTGCATTTACTTTGACCGCTCTATTGTTAGAAAGAAATACATTTAACGATCCGGCAGATAGTGAAGCAGGTCTTGCAGGTTTAAGTGTCACTCTGACAATTGCTGCAGTGGGTTTCGTTATTGGTGCAATTCTTGCGCCATATGGTGTGAGAAAGATTGGTCGCCATCGTTGGATGCGTATCTCAATTGCAGCAGCAAGTCTGAGCGCTCTTATTCTCGTCATTGATCGCACGCCAGTTCTGCTTGCAATGACTGCGTTCTTTACATCGCTCTGCGGCCAGAGTTTGAAAGTGACAAATGATGCACTCGTGCAATCAAAGATTGATGATGTATTTCGCGGACGAGTCTTTGCTGTCTATGACGTGTTGGTAAATGGTGCAATCGTTACTGGGGCGCTCATCGCCGCATGGATCTTGCCGTTAAGCGGAGATACCTGGGTGCTGCCACTGTTGATTGCAATTGCGTGGGCGCTTGTTGCAGCCGTTGTATTGCGACCTGCGAAGTTCTTTCTTAAGGGTGGCGTCTAG
- the rpsR gene encoding 30S ribosomal protein S18, which translates to MGARNNRALREPKNKGAKAAALNKKFKKKPCSFCRDKVTYIDYKDIATLRKYISDRGKIRARRVTGACTQHQRAVATAVKNSREVALLPYTSSAR; encoded by the coding sequence ATGGGAGCAAGAAATAACCGGGCTCTACGCGAGCCAAAGAACAAGGGCGCGAAGGCTGCTGCCCTTAATAAGAAGTTCAAGAAGAAGCCATGCAGCTTCTGTCGCGACAAGGTCACATATATCGATTACAAAGATATCGCGACCCTTCGCAAGTACATCTCTGATCGCGGCAAGATCCGCGCTCGCCGAGTTACAGGTGCATGCACACAACATCAGCGCGCAGTAGCAACAGCTGTTAAGAACAGCCGTGAAGTTGCTCTTCTGCCTTACACATCTTCAGCACGATAA